A genomic region of Rhodococcus sp. B50 contains the following coding sequences:
- a CDS encoding enoyl-CoA hydratase-related protein has product MTVSNNEPVLYEVDDDGVLVLTLNRPERKNLWSLEMETAFYSALDRAAEDQDVRVIVVTGAGSTFCPGLDPGVLDGIKGGSTYATNRLPQTYATTIPKMIIGAINGSCAGIGLAQALCFDFRFAARGAKFTTAFSKRGLPAEDASAWILSRLAGPAHAMDLVVSGRVFQAEEALDLGVVQRLSEPGSVLEDAVEYARSIAANVSPVSMAMMKSQVWRDTESTMEQARIRAQYLLTLAKGRPDFREGVDALIEKRNPRFDPYTPTVF; this is encoded by the coding sequence ATGACGGTGTCGAACAACGAACCGGTTCTCTACGAAGTGGACGATGACGGGGTCCTGGTGCTCACGCTCAACCGGCCCGAGCGCAAGAATCTGTGGTCGCTGGAGATGGAGACGGCGTTCTACTCGGCGCTCGACCGGGCTGCCGAAGATCAGGATGTTCGTGTCATCGTGGTGACCGGCGCCGGATCCACGTTCTGTCCTGGCCTGGATCCTGGCGTGCTGGACGGGATCAAGGGGGGATCGACCTATGCGACGAACCGGCTGCCGCAGACGTATGCCACCACGATCCCCAAGATGATCATCGGCGCCATCAACGGCTCCTGCGCCGGAATCGGGTTGGCCCAGGCCTTGTGCTTCGACTTCCGATTCGCTGCCCGTGGCGCGAAGTTCACGACTGCATTCTCGAAGCGGGGACTGCCGGCCGAGGACGCATCTGCGTGGATCCTCAGCCGGCTTGCCGGGCCGGCTCACGCGATGGACCTGGTGGTGTCCGGCCGGGTGTTCCAGGCCGAGGAAGCGCTGGATCTCGGTGTGGTGCAACGCCTCAGCGAACCGGGATCGGTGCTCGAGGATGCGGTCGAGTATGCGCGTTCCATCGCAGCGAATGTGTCGCCGGTATCGATGGCGATGATGAAGTCGCAGGTGTGGCGCGACACCGAGTCGACGATGGAGCAGGCCAGGATAAGGGCTCAGTACCTCCTGACACTGGCGAAGGGACGCCCGGACTTCCGCGAGGGTGTAGATGCACTGATCGAGAAGCGCAATCCCCGATTCGACCCGTACACTCCGACCGTGTTCTGA
- a CDS encoding crotonase/enoyl-CoA hydratase family protein has protein sequence MSTDSAVTVEQHERILLVTLNRPEARNAINREVSFALSDAMDRLDEDPSLSVAVLTGAGGNFCAGMDLKAFVRGEDPSVPGRGLGFTEAPPRKPVISAVEGFALAGGTELALATDLIVASRTAMFGIPETKRGLVAGGGGLIRLPQRIPYQLAMELALTGDNLPAPRAHELGLVNRLTEPGEALEAAMELARKITANGPLAVAVTKEVITQSRDWPAPEAFDKQRTMIDPVFTSADAREGALAFAEKRAPVWSGR, from the coding sequence ATGTCTACTGATTCAGCAGTGACAGTCGAACAGCACGAACGCATCCTGCTCGTCACCCTCAACCGCCCCGAAGCCCGGAACGCCATCAACCGAGAAGTCAGCTTCGCCTTGTCGGACGCCATGGATCGACTCGACGAAGATCCGTCGCTCTCGGTTGCCGTCCTCACCGGTGCCGGCGGCAACTTCTGCGCGGGGATGGACCTCAAGGCATTCGTCCGCGGCGAGGACCCTTCCGTCCCCGGACGGGGACTCGGATTCACCGAGGCTCCCCCACGCAAGCCCGTGATTTCTGCTGTCGAGGGATTCGCACTGGCCGGAGGCACCGAACTCGCACTCGCCACCGACCTCATCGTGGCGTCCAGAACCGCGATGTTCGGGATTCCCGAGACGAAGCGCGGCCTCGTCGCCGGTGGAGGCGGTCTCATTCGGCTCCCCCAGCGCATTCCCTATCAGCTCGCGATGGAACTTGCTTTGACCGGCGACAACCTCCCTGCCCCACGAGCTCACGAGCTGGGCCTGGTCAATCGCCTCACCGAGCCGGGAGAAGCATTGGAAGCAGCGATGGAACTTGCACGTAAGATCACCGCCAACGGTCCGCTCGCGGTCGCGGTCACGAAGGAAGTCATCACGCAATCACGCGATTGGCCCGCCCCCGAAGCCTTCGACAAACAACGCACGATGATCGACCCTGTGTTCACCTCCGCCGACGCAAGAGAGGGCGCACTCGCTTTCGCCGAGAAACGAGCACCCGTCTGGTCCGGCCGGTAA
- a CDS encoding acetyl-CoA C-acetyltransferase, with protein MPEAVIVAAARTPIGRAYKGGLKDMRPDELAAHVVRAAVDQVPQLDPSSVRDLMLGCGAPGGEQGFNMGRVVSTLLGWDSVPGTTVTRYCASSVQTTRMAMHAIRAGEGDVFIAAGVEAISRGRRGHADTPPVPDDADPRDRAKNPWTNPRFAAAQGRTRERSAGGAPEWTDPRATGELPDVYIAMGQTAENVAQRCGVTREEQDEFALRSQELYQQSLAAGFWKREITPLTLPDGTVLDRDESPRAGTTLEKLAALAPVFRPDGTVTAGNACPLNDGAAALVVMSDRKAAELGITPLARVVATGVSALSPEIMGLGPIEATRDALANAGLGIADIDLFEINEAFAAQVIPSYKELGIPLDKLNVNGGGIAAGHPFGMTGARIATTLINSMRTHDKQFGLETMCVGGGQGMAMILERLS; from the coding sequence ATGCCGGAAGCTGTGATCGTTGCGGCGGCGCGTACCCCGATCGGCCGGGCCTACAAGGGAGGGCTGAAGGACATGCGGCCGGACGAACTCGCTGCACACGTGGTACGGGCTGCGGTCGACCAAGTGCCGCAACTGGATCCGTCATCGGTGCGCGACCTGATGCTGGGCTGCGGCGCGCCCGGCGGCGAACAGGGTTTCAATATGGGTCGGGTCGTGTCGACCCTGCTCGGATGGGATTCCGTACCGGGCACGACGGTCACGCGGTATTGCGCGTCGAGCGTGCAGACCACCCGGATGGCGATGCATGCCATCCGCGCCGGCGAGGGTGATGTGTTCATCGCGGCAGGCGTCGAGGCCATCAGCCGTGGTCGTCGAGGGCACGCGGATACACCGCCGGTCCCCGATGACGCCGACCCGCGTGACCGAGCGAAGAATCCGTGGACGAATCCCCGATTCGCGGCGGCGCAGGGCAGAACCCGCGAACGCAGCGCCGGAGGCGCCCCGGAGTGGACGGATCCGCGTGCTACAGGGGAGTTGCCGGACGTCTATATCGCTATGGGACAGACCGCCGAGAACGTCGCGCAGCGGTGCGGTGTCACCCGAGAGGAGCAGGACGAGTTCGCCCTCCGGTCTCAGGAGTTGTACCAGCAGTCGCTGGCAGCCGGGTTCTGGAAGCGTGAGATCACACCCCTGACCCTCCCCGACGGAACCGTGCTGGATCGCGACGAAAGTCCGCGCGCCGGTACCACTCTCGAAAAGCTGGCGGCGCTGGCGCCGGTCTTCCGTCCCGACGGGACCGTCACAGCAGGCAACGCGTGCCCCCTCAACGACGGCGCAGCAGCCCTGGTCGTCATGTCGGATCGCAAGGCCGCCGAATTGGGGATCACCCCGCTGGCGCGCGTCGTGGCCACGGGTGTCTCTGCACTGTCGCCGGAAATCATGGGGCTCGGGCCTATCGAGGCCACCCGTGATGCTCTGGCGAACGCCGGTCTCGGCATCGCGGACATCGACCTGTTCGAGATCAACGAGGCCTTTGCAGCGCAGGTTATTCCGTCGTACAAAGAGCTCGGCATCCCGCTCGACAAGCTGAATGTCAACGGTGGCGGAATTGCCGCAGGGCACCCTTTCGGTATGACCGGGGCCCGCATCGCCACCACGCTCATCAACTCGATGCGAACGCACGACAAGCAGTTCGGACTCGAAACGATGTGCGTGGGAGGCGGTCAGGGTATGGCGATGATCCTGGAACGTCTTTCCTGA
- a CDS encoding amidohydrolase family protein — MSEQVEASTEPDVFDAWINLPYLPGEVTPDPAVVARFKRGNSAYEGGETIADVVAEMDRMGIAAGVLTKVPRDITPAYVHGTKTGEKVLRETCERLAQIQMDHPGRFVTSVGIDPRLGYEAAKHVRIAVREYGIKCIRIIPMFTGIAIDDKLAYPAYTAACDEGAVVSINVGVPGPMKPAKLQRTILIDEVALAFPELKLVMSHLGDPWISETVAMLIKHPNVFAMTAGWAPKYVPEEILTFAQRRNPEKLMWASDYPILSIERTITEGRALSLTGRAREGYLGGNARRVFGLPS, encoded by the coding sequence ATGTCGGAGCAAGTGGAAGCGTCTACGGAGCCGGACGTCTTCGACGCATGGATCAATCTGCCCTACCTGCCCGGTGAGGTCACACCCGATCCTGCGGTGGTCGCGCGATTCAAGCGCGGCAACAGTGCGTACGAAGGCGGAGAGACGATCGCCGACGTCGTGGCGGAGATGGATCGCATGGGTATCGCCGCGGGTGTGCTCACGAAGGTGCCCCGCGACATCACCCCCGCCTACGTTCACGGAACGAAGACCGGTGAGAAGGTTCTGCGCGAGACCTGTGAACGGCTCGCACAGATCCAGATGGACCATCCGGGACGATTCGTCACGTCGGTGGGAATCGATCCGCGCCTGGGATACGAGGCCGCGAAGCACGTACGAATCGCCGTGCGCGAATACGGAATCAAGTGCATCCGCATCATTCCGATGTTCACCGGTATCGCCATCGACGACAAGCTGGCCTATCCGGCCTACACTGCGGCCTGCGACGAGGGCGCGGTGGTGTCGATCAACGTCGGTGTTCCGGGACCGATGAAGCCGGCGAAGTTGCAGCGAACGATCCTGATCGACGAGGTAGCCCTGGCCTTCCCCGAGTTGAAACTGGTGATGAGCCATCTCGGAGACCCGTGGATCAGCGAGACCGTGGCCATGCTCATCAAGCATCCCAATGTGTTCGCAATGACCGCCGGCTGGGCTCCCAAGTATGTGCCGGAGGAGATCCTCACGTTCGCGCAACGCCGTAATCCCGAGAAGCTCATGTGGGCATCGGATTACCCGATTCTTTCCATCGAGAGAACCATCACCGAAGGTCGGGCTCTGTCCCTGACCGGTCGTGCACGTGAGGGGTACCTCGGTGGCAATGCCCGCAGGGTCTTCGGTCTGCCGAGCTGA
- a CDS encoding enoyl-CoA hydratase-related protein, translating into MAPVNGISVERRDSVAVVWLDRPDRGNGFISDMQVELHEQLAALDADDEVRAIVVTGRGRFFSTGADMEPGGANFAFDAEQTARARKMMRDRPRPWKLRTPVIAAMNGSAVGLGLTFALQWDIRVVNESAKYGFVFTRRGLIPEQNSLWLLPKLVGLATAVELLLTGRLFSGAEARELGIAARAVPGDQVLDTALSIANEIADNTSAAAVGLTKELVYSLLEEADREAAFHLEWENFRAIGRESDATEGVAAFIEKRPPQFTLDKRYAVDVAASSEWEG; encoded by the coding sequence ATGGCACCGGTCAACGGAATCAGTGTCGAACGGCGCGACTCGGTAGCCGTCGTCTGGCTCGACCGACCGGACCGCGGGAACGGATTCATCTCGGATATGCAGGTCGAGCTGCACGAGCAGCTGGCTGCCCTAGATGCCGACGACGAGGTCCGAGCGATCGTGGTCACCGGGCGCGGCCGGTTCTTCTCCACCGGCGCTGATATGGAACCAGGTGGAGCGAACTTCGCCTTCGACGCCGAACAGACCGCGCGCGCTCGAAAGATGATGCGCGATCGTCCTCGGCCCTGGAAGCTGAGAACTCCTGTCATCGCGGCGATGAACGGATCGGCGGTGGGACTGGGGCTGACCTTCGCCCTCCAATGGGACATCCGGGTGGTCAACGAAAGCGCCAAGTACGGGTTCGTGTTCACACGCCGCGGACTGATTCCCGAACAGAACTCACTGTGGTTGCTCCCGAAACTCGTCGGGCTTGCCACCGCGGTCGAACTGCTCCTGACCGGGCGATTGTTCAGCGGCGCGGAAGCGCGGGAACTCGGAATCGCCGCGCGGGCTGTTCCTGGTGACCAGGTGCTCGATACCGCATTGTCGATTGCGAACGAAATTGCCGACAACACCAGTGCGGCCGCCGTCGGCCTGACGAAGGAACTGGTGTACTCGCTGCTCGAGGAGGCCGACCGGGAGGCGGCCTTCCATCTCGAATGGGAGAACTTCCGGGCGATCGGACGAGAGTCGGACGCGACAGAGGGGGTCGCGGCATTCATCGAGAAGAGACCCCCCCAATTCACACTCGACAAGCGCTACGCGGTGGACGTCGCGGCATCGAGCGAATGGGAGGGATGA
- a CDS encoding acyl-CoA dehydrogenase family protein: MELDFAPGLEDFREEVRTWLAEHIVGEFAAHRGVGSPTDDTAWDLRVEWERELSAGRWLGLTWPEEFGGRGLGLAEEIVFEYEYARAAAPARVNTQALELLGPTLLACGTHEQKSRFLPKILKVEEMWGQGFSEPGAGSDLADVRTRAVLDDGGVWHIDGQKIWTTFGHHADWLYVLCRTNPDVALRHRGLSLLLVDARQDGVEIRPIENINRSTEFSECFFNDARSTADLTVGEIDGGWSVVMTTLGLERGSALMPVQLGMERELSSIIDIARRNGSLDDPDIRQRLVDAYIGTKLMRSTNLRVVADLLNEDSPDPGAATAAAAMTTKLFASTQHQKMGELAMDILGFAGLFETGDPLDDVSTVQKLFLSSRAETIYGGTSEIQRNIAAERVLGLPR; this comes from the coding sequence ATGGAACTTGACTTTGCCCCTGGACTCGAGGACTTCCGAGAGGAAGTCCGTACCTGGCTCGCCGAGCACATCGTGGGTGAGTTCGCTGCGCATCGTGGCGTCGGCAGTCCCACGGACGACACGGCGTGGGACCTGCGTGTGGAATGGGAACGCGAGCTGTCCGCGGGACGCTGGCTTGGCCTGACCTGGCCGGAGGAATTCGGAGGCCGGGGTCTGGGGCTCGCCGAGGAGATCGTGTTCGAATACGAGTATGCGAGAGCCGCCGCGCCGGCGCGTGTCAATACGCAGGCTCTCGAGCTCCTCGGCCCGACGCTGCTCGCCTGCGGCACCCATGAGCAGAAATCCCGCTTCCTTCCGAAGATCCTGAAGGTGGAGGAGATGTGGGGGCAAGGGTTCAGCGAACCCGGTGCCGGTTCGGATCTCGCCGATGTCCGCACGCGGGCCGTGCTCGACGACGGCGGAGTCTGGCATATCGACGGTCAGAAGATCTGGACGACCTTCGGCCATCACGCGGATTGGTTGTACGTCCTGTGCCGGACCAATCCCGACGTCGCGCTTCGGCACAGGGGGTTGTCGTTGCTGCTCGTCGACGCACGCCAGGACGGCGTGGAGATCCGGCCCATCGAGAACATCAACCGTTCGACCGAGTTCAGCGAGTGCTTCTTCAACGACGCCAGAAGCACTGCCGATCTCACCGTCGGTGAAATCGATGGGGGATGGTCGGTGGTGATGACCACGCTGGGACTCGAACGTGGCAGTGCGCTGATGCCGGTTCAGTTGGGCATGGAGCGGGAACTGAGCAGCATCATCGACATTGCACGTCGGAACGGATCACTCGACGATCCCGACATTCGGCAGAGACTCGTCGATGCATATATCGGTACGAAGCTCATGCGATCGACGAATCTGCGCGTGGTGGCGGATCTGCTGAACGAGGATTCGCCGGATCCGGGTGCCGCGACGGCAGCCGCGGCGATGACGACGAAACTGTTCGCCTCGACCCAGCACCAGAAGATGGGCGAACTGGCGATGGATATTCTCGGATTCGCCGGACTGTTCGAGACGGGCGACCCCCTCGACGATGTCTCCACCGTGCAGAAGCTGTTTCTGTCGTCTCGCGCCGAAACCATCTACGGCGGAACATCGGAGATCCAGCGGAACATCGCCGCGGAACGGGTCCTCGGGCTCCCTAGATAG
- a CDS encoding enoyl-CoA hydratase/isomerase family protein yields the protein MTDWQSRFETLKVTADGRVRIVTMNRPDARNAADAVMHRELAEVWDLLAVDPGCRVVVLTGAGKAFSAGGDLPRMVATQEDATIQDEVFSEARRTVLGMLALPQPLIAAVNGAAVGLGASLVTLCDLALASDRAFLADPHLGVGLVPADGAALLWPLIMGALRAKEYVFTGERITAPVAKELGLVNRILDHEDLMPAVMELAHKLAAVPHDALRQTKRLMNTHTARALAGLLDDALAAERSSVNSAEHRELSRALVDAAAARQNGSR from the coding sequence GTGACGGATTGGCAGAGTCGGTTCGAGACGCTGAAGGTGACGGCAGACGGCCGCGTGCGAATCGTCACGATGAATCGTCCGGACGCTCGCAACGCCGCCGATGCCGTCATGCATCGTGAACTCGCGGAGGTATGGGATCTTCTGGCGGTCGACCCGGGATGTCGCGTCGTCGTCCTCACCGGGGCGGGCAAGGCTTTCAGTGCCGGGGGAGATCTGCCCCGGATGGTTGCAACCCAGGAAGACGCCACTATCCAGGACGAAGTCTTCTCGGAAGCGCGGCGAACAGTGCTCGGCATGCTCGCACTGCCGCAGCCGTTGATCGCTGCGGTCAACGGTGCGGCAGTGGGCCTGGGCGCCAGTCTGGTCACCCTGTGCGACCTGGCCCTCGCGTCGGACCGTGCGTTTCTCGCAGACCCGCATCTCGGCGTCGGCCTGGTACCGGCAGACGGTGCCGCCCTGCTCTGGCCGCTGATCATGGGAGCGCTTCGAGCCAAGGAGTACGTCTTCACCGGGGAGCGGATCACCGCCCCGGTCGCGAAGGAGCTCGGCTTGGTCAATCGCATTCTGGACCACGAGGATCTCATGCCGGCAGTGATGGAGCTGGCTCACAAACTGGCCGCGGTACCCCACGACGCCCTGCGGCAGACGAAGCGACTGATGAACACCCATACCGCGCGCGCCCTCGCCGGACTCCTCGACGATGCACTGGCGGCCGAACGCTCGAGCGTCAATTCGGCGGAACATCGCGAGTTGTCACGGGCGCTCGTCGATGCCGCCGCGGCACGACAGAACGGAAGTCGTTGA
- a CDS encoding SDR family NAD(P)-dependent oxidoreductase — protein MSTLDGRVALVTGAAGAGIGRAIATRLASDGATVVVTDSHARRLEEAVSEIREATQGKVIGHVLDVGDRERIVAVTDTVHAEVGPISILVNNAAVNVMGPIFDYDPADWDRVLNVNLSGPWMLSRQAMRQMRDDGIPGVILNISTYAPDVGGEGIEAPYAVSKGGLNVLTRSCAHEGGPYGIRANTLSMGMVTGTRFTDALHPDMQDREREKSPLGRLSHVDDIVEAAAFLVSDRAKNITGETVNVAAGTHMRY, from the coding sequence ATGTCGACACTGGACGGGCGCGTGGCGCTGGTCACCGGTGCTGCCGGAGCCGGGATCGGAAGAGCGATCGCAACGCGCCTGGCGTCCGACGGAGCTACGGTCGTGGTCACGGACTCACACGCTCGACGTCTCGAAGAAGCGGTCTCGGAAATTCGAGAAGCGACGCAGGGCAAGGTTATCGGGCACGTTCTCGATGTAGGGGACCGTGAACGGATCGTTGCGGTCACCGACACTGTCCATGCCGAGGTCGGACCCATCTCCATTCTGGTCAACAATGCGGCGGTCAATGTGATGGGACCGATCTTCGACTACGACCCGGCGGATTGGGATCGGGTACTGAACGTCAATCTCAGTGGTCCGTGGATGCTGTCGCGTCAGGCGATGAGGCAGATGCGGGACGACGGCATTCCCGGTGTCATTCTGAACATCTCTACGTACGCACCCGATGTGGGTGGGGAGGGGATCGAAGCGCCGTATGCGGTCAGTAAGGGCGGGCTGAACGTGTTGACCCGAAGCTGTGCGCACGAGGGCGGCCCGTACGGGATACGAGCCAACACGTTGTCGATGGGGATGGTCACCGGAACGCGGTTCACCGATGCGCTCCACCCCGACATGCAGGATCGCGAGCGGGAGAAGTCACCCCTCGGGAGACTGTCCCACGTCGACGACATCGTCGAGGCGGCAGCCTTCCTCGTCTCGGATCGAGCGAAGAACATCACCGGAGAAACGGTGAACGTGGCTGCCGGAACGCATATGCGTTATTGA
- a CDS encoding acyl-CoA dehydrogenase family protein: MLTSTPEQDELRSVVRRLFDTHSSEEHVRSFLDQTSGFDVTSWKLMAEQVGVQALAIPEEYGGAGFGFAELAIVLEESGRSLLCAPLLSTCVLATYALLLAEDPETASRYLPGIAAGETIATLAVTEGNETASEENVHVRAELHEGSYRITGVKSYVLDGADADLLIVAARTERGLSLFTVDAHTEGVTTEPLSTLDRTRNLATVTLNGAPASLLGEDGRGWDIVAEVLDIGAAALAAEQVGGAAHVLESTVEYAKMRRQFGRPIGSFQAIKHQLADMLVELESARSAAYYACGAVGANSEDRALASSIAKTYCSDAYYHIAAQSIQIHGGIGFTWEHPAHLYFKRARGSQTLLGSPGVHRRRIAELVGL, encoded by the coding sequence ATGTTGACCTCAACTCCCGAACAGGACGAGCTGCGCTCCGTGGTGCGGCGGCTGTTCGACACCCATTCGTCCGAGGAGCACGTCCGCTCCTTCCTGGACCAGACCAGCGGTTTCGACGTCACGTCGTGGAAACTGATGGCCGAGCAGGTCGGTGTCCAAGCACTTGCCATCCCCGAGGAATACGGTGGCGCGGGCTTCGGTTTCGCCGAACTTGCGATCGTCCTGGAGGAAAGCGGCCGTTCCCTCCTGTGCGCACCCCTGCTGTCGACGTGCGTGCTGGCGACATACGCACTGCTGCTCGCCGAAGATCCCGAGACTGCCAGCCGGTACCTCCCCGGAATCGCCGCCGGGGAGACGATCGCGACCCTGGCCGTCACCGAAGGCAACGAGACGGCTTCGGAGGAGAACGTCCATGTGCGCGCCGAGCTCCACGAGGGTTCCTATCGCATCACCGGCGTCAAATCGTATGTACTCGACGGAGCGGATGCAGATCTCCTGATCGTCGCCGCCCGTACCGAGCGCGGCCTCTCCCTGTTCACGGTCGACGCACACACCGAAGGCGTCACGACGGAACCGCTGTCGACTCTCGACCGGACGCGAAATCTCGCCACCGTCACCCTGAACGGTGCACCGGCCTCCCTCCTGGGAGAGGACGGACGAGGGTGGGACATCGTCGCCGAGGTTCTCGACATCGGGGCCGCGGCCCTGGCTGCCGAACAGGTCGGCGGCGCGGCTCACGTCCTCGAGTCGACTGTCGAATACGCCAAAATGCGTCGGCAGTTCGGACGCCCTATCGGCTCTTTCCAGGCCATCAAGCATCAGCTCGCCGACATGCTCGTCGAGCTCGAGTCCGCCAGGTCGGCCGCGTACTACGCCTGCGGGGCCGTGGGGGCGAATTCGGAGGACCGAGCACTCGCGTCGTCCATTGCGAAGACGTACTGCTCGGATGCCTACTATCACATCGCCGCCCAAAGCATCCAGATCCACGGCGGCATCGGCTTCACCTGGGAACATCCCGCACATCTCTACTTCAAACGAGCACGCGGCTCGCAGACGCTCCTGGGTTCTCCGGGAGTGCATCGCCGGCGCATCGCAGAACTCGTAGGTCTCTGA
- a CDS encoding SDR family oxidoreductase, with protein sequence MGLHDDRIVIVTGAGQGIGREHALEFARQGAKVVVNDLGSTDDTVAEIKAMGGEAVASNDDVSDWDAAGRLVASAVDTFGDLHVLVNNAGILRDKMFVNMDVGMWDDVMRVHLRGTFCPTRHAVDYWRSKHKAGEPVSHPRIVNTSSPSGLYGNVGQSNYGAAKAAIAAFTVILADELSRLGVTVNAIAPSALTQMTAGLDAYVAKLEEIKEKTGFDYGSPANIAPPVVWLASPEASQITGRVFNVKGGRIGVAETWVAGPSEEKYAKWDPAELGEVIPRLVAEARPNSDGSGQPRQGA encoded by the coding sequence ATGGGCTTGCACGACGATCGGATCGTGATCGTGACCGGTGCCGGGCAGGGCATCGGCCGCGAGCATGCACTGGAATTTGCGCGACAGGGTGCGAAGGTCGTAGTCAACGACCTCGGCTCGACCGACGACACCGTTGCGGAGATCAAGGCCATGGGCGGCGAAGCGGTCGCCAGCAACGACGACGTGTCCGACTGGGACGCTGCCGGCAGGCTTGTCGCATCGGCGGTCGACACCTTCGGTGACCTCCACGTACTGGTGAACAATGCGGGCATCCTCCGGGACAAGATGTTCGTCAACATGGACGTGGGTATGTGGGACGACGTCATGCGCGTGCACCTGCGGGGAACGTTCTGCCCCACCCGTCACGCAGTGGATTACTGGCGGTCGAAGCACAAGGCCGGCGAACCTGTTTCGCATCCTCGCATCGTCAACACGTCCTCACCGTCCGGCCTCTACGGAAACGTCGGCCAGTCGAACTACGGCGCGGCCAAGGCCGCCATCGCTGCCTTCACCGTCATCCTCGCGGACGAACTGTCGCGTCTGGGCGTCACGGTGAACGCGATCGCGCCCAGTGCGCTCACGCAGATGACGGCCGGTCTCGACGCCTACGTCGCGAAGCTCGAGGAGATCAAGGAGAAGACCGGATTCGACTACGGCTCACCGGCCAATATCGCTCCTCCGGTCGTCTGGCTGGCCTCGCCCGAAGCCTCGCAGATCACGGGACGGGTCTTCAACGTCAAGGGCGGGCGCATCGGGGTCGCGGAGACCTGGGTGGCCGGACCTTCCGAGGAGAAGTACGCGAAGTGGGATCCGGCCGAACTCGGTGAGGTGATTCCTCGTCTCGTCGCGGAGGCCCGGCCCAACTCCGACGGTTCGGGACAACCACGCCAGGGGGCGTGA